A genomic region of Haliotis asinina isolate JCU_RB_2024 chromosome 1, JCU_Hal_asi_v2, whole genome shotgun sequence contains the following coding sequences:
- the LOC137274292 gene encoding probable G-protein coupled receptor 34 encodes MSPDIFPEYLTNRNYDYAIKALPAIFFLGIIMLVGCVGNLLVCYVYLFKIGRTNAFANFILALGVFDLVNCITNIPFDMFHLSHRYTIGTYKVCYVKAVTNNLISLSSAMILFPMTLDRYRRVCRPLHRQMTAYGAKLSIGICCVASCILSIPCVFIYGPRTIDYGSVNVSLCSISDKAGELAPLYFNGVILVIFVVVFITVVVVYSLIWYQLSKQTRFRAASTSGYIPNEATLEKDHTGCEKVGKLKRKRTASESDVFSRRKSMTSHKRNAVRQRTVTMFLISLVYLLSFVPHFGIMIASKYSNLFDNLPTAQIALNNILLRCYFINSASNPIIYSICGLNFRRAVKKSFSRRESKTASSQDSSEQKRIQCGSSQSSQHTRPKPNTITPGYPVTDQAHGTTQVTKHTDDDTALHVTKHTDDDTTLHVT; translated from the coding sequence ATGTCTCCAGATATCTTTCCTGAGTATTTAACCAACCGTAACTATGACTATGCAATCAAAGCTCTGCCTGCCATCTTCTTCCTCGGAATTATAATGCTGGTAGGATGCGTGGGCAACTTACTGGTCTGCTACGTGTATCTGTTCAAGATCGGACGAACCAACGCCTTCGCCAACTTTATCCTGGCTCTTGGGGTCTTTGATTTAGTCAACTGCATTACAAACATCCCTTTTGACATGTTTCATTTGTCGCACCGCTACACCATAGGCACGTACAAAGTGTGCTACGTCAAGGCAGTGACAAACAATTTGATTTCGCTGTCGTCAGCAATGATTCTGTTTCCAATGACTTTAGACAGATACAGACGGGTGTGTCGACCTTTACATAGACAAATGACAGCATATGGAGCCAAACTGTCCATAGGGATATGTTGTGTTGCCTCGTGCATCCTGTCTATCCCATGCGTGTTTATTTATGGACCAAGGACCATAGACTACGGAAGCGTGAACGTTTCACTGTGCAGTATATCCGATAAGGCTGGGGAACTGGCTCCCCTTTACTTTAACGGTGTCATTCTTGTGATTTTTGTTGTCGTGTTTATCACGGTGGTTGTAGTGTATTCCCTTATATGGTATCAACTGTCCAAACAAACAAGATTCAGGGCGGCATCCACCAGTGGATATATTCCTAATGAGGCCACCCTTGAGAAGGATCATACTGGGTGCGAGAAAGTAGGGAAATTGAAGCGGAAGAGGACAGCTTCTGAATCCGACGTGTTTTCAAGACGGAAGTCCATGACATCACACAAACGGAATGCAGTTCGACAGAGAACGGTCACGATGTTCCTCATCAGCCTCGTTTACCTTCTTAGTTTTGTGCCTCATTTTGGAATCATGATTGCCAGCAAGTATTCCAACTTATTCGACAACCTTCCAACAGCCCAGATTGCCTTAAACAACATACTGCTTAGATGCTACTTCATCAACAGTGCCTCCAATCCCATCATCTACAGCATCTGCGGACTCAATTTCCGGCGTGCTGTGAAGAAGTCGTTCTCCAGACGTGAGAGTAAAACGGCGAGCTCTCAAGACAGCAGCGAACAGAAGCGCATACAGTGTGGTTCGTCACAGTCCTCGCAGCACACACGGCCCAAACCAAACACAATCACTCCAGGCTATCCCGTCACTGACCAAGCTCATGGTACCACTCAAGTCACCAAGCATACAGATGATGACACTGCTCTTCACGTTACCAAGCATACAGATGATGACACCACTCTTCACGTCACCTAG
- the LOC137274288 gene encoding uncharacterized protein, whose protein sequence is MSSITLSSFMQFEVIGIRCLILTYFARLTNACELDLQYAKRQTGSTFKISTSSSLFSCAAECVSYRGCKSFNLDVARRMCHLNGCDDLQCVEGSKKETDFIYSSIINWNKTALGRCQDKPCTFRQRCNIQRHGAIRCDDELSNIAENKTAYASSTYTRRVRADAAVDGKGTAIWSSGSCFAVASGDMSPWWLVDLADVYIIVEVDVTSRKDCCPDRLHDFALDVLEADPRYHPKVTRQLCYMYNGAVKEPGKTVTIHCVSLVAGRYLRVSGKKKNRRTDVLQFCEVQVFGYKIIYCYYSNAYIRKIDLLEKYSL, encoded by the exons ATGAGTTCCATAACGTTGAGCAGCTTTATGCAGTTTGAAGTAATTGGTATTCGTTGTCTGATACTGACATACTTTGCGCGGTTAACAAATGCTTGTGAGCTGGATCTGCAATATGCCAAACGCCAAACAGGATCAACCTTTAAAATTTCCACGTCGTCATCTCTGTTCTCCTGTGCGGCTGAATGTGTTTCATATAGAGGATGCAAATCCTTCAATTTGGATGTGGCACgaaggatgtgtcacctgaatgGTTGTGATGACCTACAGTGTGTGGAAGGGTCAAAGAAAGAGACCGACTTCATATACAGTTCCATCATCAACTGGAACAAG ACCGCACTTGGGCGTTGTCAGGACAAGCCATGTACATTTAGGCAGAGATGCAACATACAGAGGCATGGTGCCATACGCTGTG ACGACGAACTGTCTAACATTGCCGAGAATAAGACAGCGTATGCAAGCAGTACGTATACCCGACGTGTTCGGGCCGACGCGGCAGTCGACGGGAAAGGCACAGCCATTTGGTCTAGCGGATCCTGTTTTGCCGTTGCCAGTGGTGATATGTCACCTTGGTGGCTCGTGGACCTAGCAGACGTCTACATCATCGTGGAAGTTGATGTCACAAGCAGAAAAGACTGTTGTC CCGACCGTCTTCACGATTTTGCACTGGATGTGTTAGAAGCCGACCCTCGCTACCATCCAAAGGTCACAAGACAGTTGTGTTACATGTACAATGGTGCAGTCAAAGAACCCGGCAAGACAGTTACCATACACTGTGTTTCACTTGTGGCTGGTCGTTATCTGAGAGTTAgcggaaagaaaaaaaaccgtCGAACTGATGTTCTGCAGTTTTGTGAGGTGCAGGTGTTTGGCTATAAGATTATATACTG TTACTACAGTAACGCATACATCCGCAAGATAGATCTGTTGGAAA AATACTCTCTTTGA